In one Diabrotica virgifera virgifera chromosome 7, PGI_DIABVI_V3a genomic region, the following are encoded:
- the LOC114327710 gene encoding protein AAR2 homolog: MDQQTAKRLLAEGAFFILLGVPEGTEFGIDMKSWNTGEKFRGVKMIPPGLHYIFFSAVSDTGDTAPRTGFFKTFRKSEVLVKRWDKINECISSEDVAESEVVQLKENILLLDNFLGPYPYSILDKWTHLTSCITSTLAEKITPVSGYVQSALELQSCTDADRPRGKRKSEDGETSAGQSLSKSPRLTEDTEHNFLPNLKVKEGTELRLTPFPERNYPENSTPSDITKHSLDSSYILDQMISKYSVSTEILGEMQICYICFLVGHSLEAFEQWKKLFNLFCSCEIGIKKHRKLYDLFINVSDLHIKEIPEEFIADIVSNSNFVYVKLRQLFRSVKESNVDAPFKAKVGRFMQNLTDLYQWDFDNLESEEEDEAPVIVDT, from the coding sequence ATGGATCAACAAACAGCAAAACGGCTGTTAGCCGAAGGTGCATTTTTCATTTTACTTGGCGTGCCTGAAGGTACTGAATTTGGAATTGACATGAAGTCTTGGAACACTGGTGAAAAATTTCGAGGGGTGAAAATGATCCCGCCTGGACTTCATTACATATTTTTTAGTGCGGTCTCAGATACAGGTGACACAGCCCCACGAACAGGTTTCTTTAAAACGTTTAGAAAGTCTGAAGTTTTAGTTAAAAGGTGGGACAAGATAAATGAGTGTATCAGTAGCGAAGATGTAGCAGAAAGTGAGGTAGTACAACTGAAAGAAAACATACTACTACTTGATAACTTTTTAGGCCCATATCCTTATAGTATTTTGGATAAATGGACTCATTTGACGTCCTGTATTACCAGTACTTTAGCTGAGAAGATAACTCCTGTATCTGGTTATGTACAGTCTGCCTTAGAATTACAATCGTGTACAGATGCAGATAGACCGAGAGGTAAGAGGAAGTCTGAGGATGGTGAAACATCTGCAGGTCAGTCATTGTCTAAAAGCCCTAGGCTTACAGAAGATACAGAACACAACTTTTTACCAAATTTAAAAGTAAAAGAAGGGACTGAATTACGGTTAACTCCGTTTCCAGAAAGAAACTATCCTGAAAATTCTACACCATCTGACATTACCAAACATTCTTTAGATTCATCGTATATATTGGATCAAATGATTTCCAAATATTCTGTATCAACGGAAATATTAGGAGAAATGCAAATATGTTATATTTGCTTCCTGGTTGGACACAGTTTAGAAGCTTTTGAACAATGGAagaaattatttaatttattttgttccTGTGAAATTGGCATTAAAAAGCATAGAAAACTATATGACTTATTCATAAATGTGTCTGATCTTCACATAAAAGAGATTCCTGAGGAGTTTATAGCTGATATAGTGTCTAATAGTAATTTCGTTTATGTTAAATTAAGACAGTTGTTTAGATCTGTCAAAGAATCCAATGTTGATGCCCCCTTCAAAGCCAAGGTTGGAAGGTTTATGCAAAATTTGACCGATTTGTACCAGTGGGATTTTGATAACTTGGAATCTGAAGAGGAAGATGAGGCACCAGTTATCGTTGACACTTAA